One Fusarium musae strain F31 chromosome 6, whole genome shotgun sequence DNA segment encodes these proteins:
- a CDS encoding hypothetical protein (EggNog:ENOG41) → MADLMASGGMPPVSNGKPAASPFRPGATPGQTGSPSGIRGPRMIMQERAAREARQRAEAEAQQRERAEQEARILEQARRAEEQRRSAGVAAGQVPDAEARQPMNPQRQAQAVPDNTSARPRANTTSQVPASRPGRPGTTNQPPPQTFTGPTPGNQPNFAAQSTESGNQGGASGSKTRNSFPHAFERWETLSAHWEGLTSYWIRKLEQNKDELNRDPLNQQLARQVTDLSAAGANLFHAVVELQRLRASSERKFQRWFFETRTELERAQEVNAMLEAALDQERRGRADAIREAVENERGTSKAQKQLAEMRKELSISKEEARRAWEELGRREQEERDRTLSLQSGQPTIVGGVQVVPMTHGGPSRHQSSRAQGVYQTEYGASYPAETTSSPRTQPPTTSAGEYRQQGGGLQAPVSEGGYSEGEYVIDANGNFLLDAQGNKIPFAGPPSTYSGSDAEAEEYATPATTNPPSGKQDSPSTSTGGGGGSGGSGGQWTGAYSDPQDYSGQGYGTPGWETVPRHHHPTRLSDVMEEEDERSRASTSRV, encoded by the coding sequence ATGGCCGACCTTATGGCTTCTGGAGGCATGCCTCCAGTATCCAATGGCAAGCCAGCCGCCTCCCCATTCCGCCCTGGCGCAACTCCTGGTCAAACGGGCTCACCCTCTGGTATCAGAGGCCCAAGGATGATCATGCAGGAGCGCGCAGCTCGGGAAGCGCGCCAACGCGCTGAGGCAGAGGCGCAACAGCGCGAGAGAGCCGAGCAGGAGGCGCGCATTCTGGAGCAGGCTCGGAGAGCAGAGGAACAGCGTAGATCTGCTGGCGTTGCTGCTGGTCAGGTTCCTGACGCAGAAGCGCGTCAACCCATGAACCCTCAGCGTCAGGCGCAAGCCGTCCCTGATAACACATCGGCCCGCCCCCGGGCAAACACAACATCACAAGTACCAGCTAGCCGGCCCGGACGACCTGGTACTACCAATCAACCACCTCCCCAAACTTTTACGGGCCCAACTCCCGGAAACCAACCCAATTTTGCTGCACAGAGCACTGAGAGCGGAAACCAAGGAGGTGCCAGTGGCTCAAAGACCCGAAATTCTTTTCCCCATGCGTTCGAGCGATGGGAGACGTTATCTGCGCACTGGGAAGGACTCACCAGCTACTGGATCCGTAAGCTTGAACAAAATAAGGATGAGTTGAATCGGGATCCTCTGAACCAGCAGCTCGCGCGCCAGGTGACAGATCTATCTGCGGCTGGAGCCAATCTGTTTCATGCCgttgttgagcttcagcGTCTTCGCGCAAGTTCGGAGCGAAAGTTCCAGCGATGGTTCTTCGAAACTCGAACTGAATTGGAGCGCGCGCAAGAAGTCAATGCCATGTTGGAGGCTGCCCTAGACCAAGAACGTCGAGGCCGAGCAGACGCTATCCGAGAAGCTGTCGAGAATGAGCGAGGAACTTCGAAAGCTCAAAAGCAGCTTGCTGAGATGCGCAAGGAGCTATCCATCTCCAAAGAGGAGGCGCGTCGTGCATGGGAGGAACTGGGGCGACGTGAGCAAGAGGAACGTGACAGAACCCTATCTCTTCAGTCAGGGCAGCCTACTATTGTTGGAGGCGTACAAGTGGTTCCAATGACACATGGTGGTCCAAGCAGACATCAAAGCAGCCGAGCTCAAGGGGTTTATCAGACTGAGTATGGAGCTAGTTACCCGGCTGAGACGACTTCCTCTCCCCGGACTCAGCCTCCAACAACAAGTGCTGGCGAATATCGCCAACAGGGTGGTGGCCTTCAAGCACCAGTATCAGAGGGTGGTTACAGCGAAGGTGAGTACGTGATTGATGCAAATGGCAACTTCCTGTTGGATGCCCAAGGAAATAAGATTCCCTTCGCTGGACCACCTTCTACATATTCCGGTTCTGATGCTGAAGCAGAAGAGTATGCAACACCCGCTACCACCAATCCACCAAGCGGTAAACAAGATTCTCCTTCCACCTCtactggaggaggaggaggtagTGGAGGAAGTGGAGGCCAATGGACTGGCGCATATTCAGACCCCCAAGACTATTCCGGCCAAGGCTATGGGACTCCTGGCTGGGAGACAGTCCCtcgtcatcaccatcctACCCGGCTGAGTGATgtcatggaagaggaggatgaacgCAGCCGAGCCAGTACGAGCCGTGTATAG